The segment CCTCAGGTAGCCGTCCCCGTAACCGGCCGCGACGGTCGCGATGCGGCTGGGGCGGGAAGCCCGCCAAGTGGCACCATAGCCAACCGATTCCCCTGAGTCAATTGCCCGGACCTGAAGGATTTTCCCTTGCAGGCTAACCACTTGGGCCATGGGATTGGGCTGTGTCGGGCAGGGATTGACGCCATAGAGCGCCGCCCCCGGCCGCCCCAGGTCGAACCGCCAGCCGGCCCCCAGGAACAGGCCCGACGAATTGGCGAGCGAGGCCTTTCCTTGCGGGAAAAGGGCGCGCAGGGCGCGGAAGCCGGCGAGTTGGCGGGCATTGTCGGGATGGTCCGGCTCGTCGGCCGAGGCGAGATGGCTCATGACCAAGCGCAGATCGATACCCTCCAGCCGTCCCGGCTCGGCGGCCAGGACGCGGGCCTCGGCGAACGGCAGGCCCAGGCGGGCCATGCCGGTGTCGAGGTGCAGGGCGGCGGGCAGGGCTCTTTCTCGGGAGCGGGCGAAGGCCGACCAGGCGGCAATGTCGTCCAGGCCGTTGAGCACCGGGCGGAGGCCCAGGGCGGCGTAGTCGGCTTCGGCGCCCCGGTCAAGGCCGTTCAGCACGTAGACGGCGGCGTCCGGCAGCAGGCGGC is part of the Magnetospirillum sp. WYHS-4 genome and harbors:
- the alr gene encoding alanine racemase; this translates as MPGATLTIDLDAIAANWHRLAGRMEDVECAAVVKADAYGLGLDQVAPALASAGCRTFFVALFEEAAALRRLLPDAAVYVLNGLDRGAEADYAALGLRPVLNGLDDIAAWSAFARSRERALPAALHLDTGMARLGLPFAEARVLAAEPGRLEGIDLRLVMSHLASADEPDHPDNARQLAGFRALRALFPQGKASLANSSGLFLGAGWRFDLGRPGAALYGVNPCPTQPNPMAQVVSLQGKILQVRAIDSGESVGYGATWRASRPSRIATVAAGYGDGYLRSLSNSGFAWLGDIRVPVVGRVSMDLITLDATDVPGALVHPGAAVELLGPQVSVDALAGAAGTIGYEILTALGRRYRRVYIGGCAGT